The following coding sequences lie in one Capnocytophaga stomatis genomic window:
- a CDS encoding glycoside hydrolase family 18 protein, translating into MKRYITIVAASLALVACEKWTEAESNADKFEEVALADLREKRDNAKWQKEAEISAESKEIMEAYWAQLREYKRRAWLNGGDEVGQKPMFYMWYGSGRWQATPGIASSWLQAIPDSVACISLWGGFGKRPGEIPDNMKKDLEIFHKKGSAVLLCWQTGAVGQGLPGDPVENTGGWTDFRKKYPFATEYERWSQIYARELARFIIACDFDGYDIDWELTCGDHGKVEKEGHNLYVKDNNYENISNFVKEIGKYFGPVGENFYVKTQAEREANLKALFESSTEGFHPNERVFIDEFKPHLPKNYLTKRYYLCADLPCGWNPEVFNTDQEFKKYFDKHFMQDYGTVGVGGHIKQLGGEFYNSTSLDIQTKRHTPGFQHFYEKGRAIYNKEIWGFGFYHGELDYDSTHKTSEIKNYLQQIGGTRNYHNHAILREIIRIADPRESYANYVESEPLIVIP; encoded by the coding sequence ATGAAAAGATACATAACTATCGTTGCAGCGTCATTAGCATTAGTGGCTTGCGAGAAATGGACTGAAGCAGAATCGAATGCCGATAAGTTTGAAGAAGTGGCATTGGCTGATTTGCGTGAAAAACGAGACAATGCCAAGTGGCAGAAAGAAGCCGAAATAAGTGCAGAATCAAAAGAAATTATGGAGGCTTATTGGGCACAACTTCGTGAGTACAAGCGACGTGCTTGGCTTAATGGAGGAGATGAAGTAGGGCAAAAACCAATGTTCTATATGTGGTACGGCAGTGGTAGATGGCAGGCTACGCCTGGCATCGCTTCATCGTGGTTGCAAGCCATTCCAGACTCCGTGGCGTGTATTTCGCTTTGGGGAGGCTTCGGAAAAAGACCCGGAGAAATCCCTGATAATATGAAAAAAGATCTTGAAATTTTTCATAAAAAAGGGAGTGCTGTGCTTTTGTGTTGGCAAACTGGGGCGGTAGGTCAGGGACTTCCGGGTGACCCTGTTGAAAACACAGGAGGATGGACGGATTTTCGCAAAAAATATCCTTTTGCTACCGAATACGAAAGATGGTCTCAAATCTATGCCCGTGAACTGGCTCGTTTTATCATTGCTTGTGATTTTGATGGATATGACATTGACTGGGAGTTGACTTGCGGAGATCACGGTAAAGTAGAAAAAGAGGGACATAATTTATATGTTAAGGATAATAACTATGAAAATATTTCCAATTTTGTAAAGGAAATAGGAAAATATTTTGGACCTGTCGGTGAGAATTTTTATGTAAAAACCCAAGCTGAAAGAGAAGCTAACCTGAAAGCCTTATTTGAGTCAAGCACAGAGGGCTTTCATCCAAATGAAAGAGTTTTTATTGATGAGTTTAAACCGCACTTGCCCAAAAATTATTTAACCAAACGTTATTATTTATGTGCTGACCTTCCTTGTGGTTGGAATCCCGAAGTGTTTAACACTGACCAAGAGTTCAAAAAATATTTTGATAAACACTTTATGCAAGATTACGGAACAGTTGGTGTGGGTGGACACATCAAGCAGTTAGGAGGAGAATTTTATAATTCAACAAGTTTGGATATTCAAACTAAAAGACATACGCCTGGGTTTCAACATTTTTATGAAAAAGGTAGAGCCATCTACAATAAAGAAATTTGGGGATTTGGTTTCTATCACGGGGAGTTGGATTATGATAGCACACATAAAACTTCTGAAATAAAGAATTATTTACAACAGATAGGCGGGACGCGAAATTATCATAATCACGCAATTCTTCGGGAGATTATCCGAATTGCTGATCCTCGCGAGTCATACGCAAACTATGTGGAGTCTGAACCATTAATTGTAATACCTTAA
- a CDS encoding SusD/RagB family nutrient-binding outer membrane lipoprotein, producing MKIVHKNIFLAGLAIVMSTSCIKDFEDVNTNQLYPTDEQAEKDGLSSGGLFPNLMQRPIPTGTGVNPANDYQVVQNMSTDNWVGYFSPGRNHWDSGRNQTSYYVSDGRANGTFNTLIGTLMNQFFRIKTALHTVEVVDGKLIFKEKDELSKTAYAVAQITKIMGIHRATDLFGPIPYTDMEPGKQQAKYDSQETVYRTFLAELDAAVSQLTSYGVNNKILEEYDPVYQGSVAKWVKLGNSLMLRLAMRVRYADEALAKTYITKATSHSGGLIQLVDESAKLASNGKYILNNSLVTMKGYGELKMGATIYSYLKGYDDPRIEKYFTKGKSTSEEDLSDDYYAVRSGIDPTTGTGKYQNYSEPTVILDTPTYWLRASEVYFLLAEAALAEYISGSAEGFYKKGVQVSFEENGLSVSEADKYLASSGVPTFYNDPKDANYNAFPVSTIDKKWDEAASNEEKLERIITQKYLAIYPNGFEAWSEWRRTGYPRMFKVPFNLTNKGARDVTDNGKDYGVRRFPFPQNEFENNNANVSAARALLGGADNAATNVWWDKKSKQ from the coding sequence ATGAAGATAGTACATAAAAATATTTTCTTGGCTGGATTGGCTATCGTGATGTCCACATCGTGTATCAAGGACTTTGAAGATGTCAATACAAATCAGCTGTACCCTACTGACGAACAAGCTGAAAAAGATGGTTTATCATCAGGAGGTTTATTCCCTAACCTTATGCAAAGACCTATTCCTACGGGAACAGGGGTAAATCCTGCAAATGATTACCAAGTGGTTCAAAATATGTCAACCGATAACTGGGTTGGGTATTTTTCGCCCGGACGTAATCACTGGGATAGCGGAAGAAACCAAACAAGCTATTATGTTAGTGATGGTAGAGCTAATGGAACATTTAACACCTTGATAGGTACTTTAATGAACCAGTTTTTCCGAATAAAAACGGCTTTGCATACAGTAGAGGTTGTGGACGGAAAACTCATTTTCAAAGAAAAAGATGAGCTTTCAAAAACAGCATATGCAGTTGCTCAGATTACCAAAATAATGGGAATACACAGAGCTACAGACCTTTTCGGACCTATCCCATACACGGATATGGAGCCGGGTAAACAACAAGCTAAATACGATTCGCAAGAAACTGTTTATCGCACTTTCTTAGCAGAATTGGACGCTGCCGTATCTCAACTTACTTCATACGGGGTTAATAATAAAATATTGGAAGAGTATGATCCTGTTTATCAAGGAAGTGTTGCTAAATGGGTAAAACTTGGAAATTCATTAATGCTCCGTTTGGCAATGCGTGTTCGTTATGCTGATGAAGCTTTAGCTAAAACTTACATCACAAAAGCAACCAGTCACTCTGGCGGGCTTATACAGCTTGTTGATGAATCAGCGAAACTTGCTTCCAATGGTAAATATATCCTGAACAACTCATTAGTTACAATGAAAGGATACGGAGAGTTAAAAATGGGTGCTACTATTTACTCTTATCTAAAAGGATATGATGACCCTCGTATTGAAAAATATTTCACCAAAGGAAAATCAACTTCGGAAGAAGATTTGTCAGACGATTATTACGCTGTTCGTTCAGGAATTGACCCAACTACAGGAACAGGAAAATATCAAAATTACTCTGAACCTACGGTAATCCTTGATACGCCAACCTATTGGTTGAGAGCCTCGGAAGTGTATTTCCTTTTGGCTGAGGCTGCTTTAGCAGAATATATTTCTGGTAGTGCCGAAGGTTTTTACAAAAAAGGAGTTCAAGTATCATTTGAAGAAAACGGACTTTCTGTATCAGAAGCTGATAAATACCTCGCTTCATCTGGTGTACCAACTTTTTATAACGACCCAAAAGACGCTAATTATAATGCTTTTCCTGTAAGCACTATTGACAAAAAATGGGACGAGGCAGCATCTAACGAAGAAAAACTTGAGCGTATCATCACTCAAAAATATCTTGCTATATATCCTAATGGTTTTGAAGCTTGGAGTGAATGGCGCAGAACAGGATATCCGCGTATGTTTAAAGTGCCTTTCAATTTAACCAACAAAGGAGCAAGAGATGTAACGGATAACGGAAAAGATTACGGGGTACGTCGTTTTCCTTTTCCTCAAAATGAATTTGAAAATAATAATGCCAACGTAAGTGCTGCCAGAGCCTTATTAGGAGGAGCTGATAATGCGGCAACTAATGTGTGGTGGGATAAAAAGTCAAAACAGTAA
- a CDS encoding M81 family metallopeptidase, giving the protein MLKEALPIDGLFFDIHGAMSVQGLEDPEGDLIVRIREVIGNDVLVSSCMDLHGSVSPRLAQNIDMITCYRLAPHEDAMISKKRALTNLLFIKNGRNHNLQLP; this is encoded by the coding sequence ATGCTCAAGGAAGCCCTTCCTATTGACGGACTTTTTTTTGACATACACGGAGCGATGAGCGTACAAGGACTGGAAGACCCCGAAGGCGATTTAATCGTCCGAATTCGAGAAGTGATTGGTAATGATGTACTTGTATCGTCGTGTATGGATTTACACGGAAGCGTTTCTCCTCGATTGGCACAAAACATTGATATGATTACCTGCTATCGGCTTGCTCCACACGAGGACGCTATGATTTCAAAAAAACGAGCGTTGACCAATTTGCTATTCATCAAAAACGGAAGAAACCATAACTTACAACTACCCTAA
- a CDS encoding DUF1735 domain-containing protein, translating into MKNIIKTVIGFALAGSLFSCAKDEIEVLKNLDTSWEVDKSIRDKDLRNRFGLDPRYNYALSEVNEFDFSMLHLGDFQITGERTNEFEVKILNPLDKDLTVTLNYDAAMFEKVKEKYSDYELGAENVVKIAEKQKVIPRGETSVKFRLAVDNDSRFGKSVVVPFSFTTNDDSIKLLEGRTHFLAKVFKKEITYNYPNRINKFLILSNQSLFPPRASLNIEASDVVSQPIEFSVERADGKGLPNLAPEGVEGQLPAPINMEGEQAGVFGLTLDVNSIEEGSVSQLPLQIVATMNGQRYVLPNTITLVIDTSVPADENVVAGKKEKGKAIDKEGLVFTGTLFPEFYDENIFDGQYKFGVPISGDATMEITLPSAKTIGSLKFTIPTPLYAARFQGGDVYAVDNQGEEVMLGSVDFSKEEGNSLIALLKVPVHTQKLLIKNIQKSGGNWIELSEIDLYEE; encoded by the coding sequence ATGAAAAATATAATTAAAACAGTAATCGGCTTTGCTCTTGCAGGAAGTTTATTTTCTTGTGCGAAAGACGAGATAGAAGTGCTTAAAAATCTTGATACTTCGTGGGAGGTTGATAAAAGTATAAGAGACAAGGATTTGCGTAACCGTTTTGGGCTTGACCCTCGTTACAATTACGCTTTGTCAGAGGTTAATGAATTTGATTTCTCAATGCTCCATTTAGGTGATTTTCAAATTACAGGAGAAAGAACCAATGAGTTTGAAGTTAAAATTCTAAATCCCTTGGATAAAGACCTGACCGTAACGCTTAACTACGATGCGGCAATGTTCGAAAAGGTAAAAGAAAAGTACAGTGATTACGAATTAGGTGCAGAAAATGTAGTTAAAATTGCTGAAAAACAAAAAGTAATCCCCAGAGGAGAAACTTCTGTGAAATTTCGGTTGGCAGTTGATAACGATTCTCGTTTCGGCAAAAGTGTTGTTGTTCCTTTTTCTTTTACCACAAATGATGATAGTATCAAATTATTGGAAGGGAGAACACATTTCCTTGCCAAGGTTTTCAAAAAAGAAATTACGTACAACTATCCAAACCGAATTAACAAGTTCTTAATTTTAAGCAATCAAAGTTTATTTCCTCCTCGTGCTTCATTGAACATTGAGGCTTCGGATGTTGTTTCACAACCAATTGAGTTCTCAGTAGAAAGAGCAGATGGCAAGGGGCTTCCCAACCTAGCACCAGAGGGTGTTGAAGGACAGCTTCCCGCACCTATCAATATGGAAGGGGAGCAAGCAGGGGTGTTCGGGTTGACCCTTGATGTAAACTCCATTGAGGAGGGAAGTGTTTCACAGCTTCCGCTTCAAATTGTCGCTACAATGAACGGGCAAAGGTATGTACTGCCTAATACCATTACCCTTGTAATAGATACGTCCGTTCCAGCAGATGAAAATGTTGTTGCGGGCAAAAAAGAAAAAGGAAAAGCCATAGATAAAGAAGGTCTTGTGTTTACAGGAACACTTTTTCCGGAATTCTATGATGAAAATATTTTTGACGGGCAATACAAATTCGGAGTTCCCATATCAGGAGATGCAACTATGGAAATAACATTGCCATCGGCTAAAACAATTGGTTCGTTGAAATTTACAATTCCTACTCCACTGTATGCAGCCCGTTTTCAAGGTGGAGATGTTTATGCTGTTGATAATCAGGGCGAAGAGGTTATGTTAGGTTCGGTTGATTTTTCCAAAGAAGAAGGAAATTCTCTGATAGCACTTTTAAAAGTACCTGTCCACACTCAAAAACTGTTGATAAAAAATATTCAAAAAAGTGGAGGTAATTGGATTGAACTTTCAGAGATTGACCTTTATGAAGAATAG
- a CDS encoding BT_3987 domain-containing protein: MKKIISNIALALLLLAGVGCQEKLDENARGFSNSAYMSTGSSVVDIDRKTGGEAEIEPRLASVATKDETITVSVSDFLKKYNEKNATGYRALPVEKVRLYELENPSNSSTNGTLTVKVKEGKVSSKIRVKIDTLGSRAFPLGNKYAVPLTISSSSVKVLSNKETVLTLQRPVIVSVAHVKDGYAPKIILDKSLPEMEEFSFQVFFMFDEFRAYSGRNYNMSLVNYGWYSRINQTDINLADKQRELSVDGVQLKTGTWYQVTYVRTKDHRTKIYLDGKHIRTFIMPNVVLKGGATVSIFNPQKSYSVPHILREVRFWNRALTEAQINADLYSPIDANTEGLIAYIPIDSKENGYKDITKYENVVEFHEATSRSKFGIQDGNKYHKVVPYEQYGIDKWYDNVIFPSQTLQQVEP; the protein is encoded by the coding sequence ATGAAAAAAATAATTAGCAATATAGCACTTGCATTACTGCTTTTGGCAGGTGTGGGGTGTCAGGAAAAGCTGGATGAAAATGCACGTGGGTTTAGCAATTCAGCCTATATGTCAACGGGGTCGTCTGTTGTTGATATTGACCGTAAAACGGGCGGAGAGGCAGAAATAGAGCCTCGTCTTGCTTCGGTAGCAACCAAAGACGAAACCATAACGGTTTCGGTGAGTGATTTTCTCAAAAAGTACAACGAAAAAAATGCCACAGGCTATCGTGCATTGCCCGTGGAGAAGGTACGACTTTACGAGTTGGAAAATCCTTCCAATTCGTCAACTAACGGAACGCTTACGGTAAAAGTAAAAGAAGGGAAGGTTTCCTCAAAAATACGTGTAAAAATAGATACATTGGGTTCAAGAGCGTTTCCGTTGGGGAACAAGTATGCCGTTCCGCTGACAATCTCCTCTTCATCGGTTAAGGTGCTTTCTAATAAGGAAACGGTACTGACGCTTCAACGTCCGGTAATCGTTTCGGTGGCTCACGTAAAGGACGGGTATGCTCCAAAGATAATACTGGATAAGAGTTTGCCTGAAATGGAAGAGTTCAGTTTCCAAGTGTTTTTTATGTTTGATGAATTTAGAGCCTATTCGGGTAGAAACTACAATATGTCATTGGTGAACTACGGTTGGTACAGCCGTATTAATCAAACGGATATCAATTTAGCGGACAAACAGCGAGAGCTTTCCGTTGATGGAGTGCAATTAAAGACAGGTACTTGGTATCAGGTAACTTACGTGCGAACAAAAGATCACCGAACTAAAATATATCTTGATGGCAAACATATCCGCACGTTTATAATGCCTAATGTGGTGCTGAAAGGAGGGGCTACGGTAAGCATTTTCAACCCTCAAAAATCATATTCCGTGCCACATATCCTGCGGGAAGTACGCTTTTGGAACAGGGCTTTAACTGAGGCTCAAATTAATGCCGATTTGTATAGCCCGATAGATGCCAATACCGAAGGATTGATTGCCTATATCCCGATTGATAGTAAAGAAAACGGATACAAAGACATCACCAAATATGAAAACGTTGTGGAGTTTCACGAAGCTACTTCAAGAAGTAAATTTGGTATTCAAGACGGAAACAAATACCACAAGGTGGTGCCTTATGAACAGTACGGTATTGATAAGTGGTATGATAATGTGATATTCCCGTCACAAACATTACAACAAGTTGAACCTTAA
- a CDS encoding tellurite resistance TerB family protein — protein sequence MEKDKELLELQILLIQDYFKKIAGYPISITESECNALLNETNEDEEKAAQILYARIQSQENLEKKQINNKIIGMENVIRQAIKKFKLDNLLQSGITTKKIYTNLDGTLKESGSNVLSKDRESRFRGWHGIDKNMPIYAIFYQTIVKEGDFFTATRTYHFSCCVLESGVSFAGIIQTDAWGKEEDGHLFISWSEIEEIGYTSNINLDIENNNPNAYFVPNDPAFAVVNIVNCLVFHSVEDSTYINIPNVYFTYTGVGITETVKPFLDEVLQGYGKLYEKNEEWYNELSNELKTLVENKEYQKLIDRVEEVKESIFTEVFYYYKICGLLELNYQYEAFKLFDLFKLELERIKDKESDEYKRFLSWYLITEAEVYKVKGDSYASAYSYDKLANMYKDDSTQNREALTFCETEKEKSYNNFINDFNKVDYQDRKIITVSKTESLFKSNHLTLLNMGNLPKIHFPITHPKIDHTYVCHPYKTDSYLPIENYDYELLNDRINEYCYLLQCLGATSITIENSRGESKDTQTHSNTKWEGEASLRVNSVKFNSENDKRAGDLSKSTLKIGRNQSFNPTKKPFVPENLVWLANEIGWQRLIEQRMSGNILEHSEFMSSTQSQVLTNSEISDINAELNLLFTSIKGGRRKENEQKIETNSEVEWKINVVFKPMEAFDEVVVVPVEEKKQIKEISQNSLSDEEQQYLEEVKFMLEDDGLIDDKERIGLDEMYKMLKISSERAKELEEKAIAQIHTFTETELKYIEEIKFMLEDDGVIDVQEQQMLEEMRKTLNISVERAKQLENIVINRGDLSKEEKEYLEKFKTFTIDVVVTERERRILNRLANLLGISEERAIELEKRSS from the coding sequence ATGGAAAAAGATAAAGAATTATTGGAACTTCAAATTTTGTTAATACAGGACTATTTTAAAAAAATAGCAGGTTATCCTATAAGTATAACTGAAAGTGAGTGTAACGCTCTGTTAAATGAAACAAATGAAGATGAGGAAAAAGCAGCTCAAATACTTTATGCAAGAATACAATCACAAGAAAATTTAGAAAAAAAGCAGATAAATAATAAAATTATTGGTATGGAAAATGTTATAAGACAAGCAATTAAAAAATTCAAGTTAGACAACTTGTTACAATCAGGTATTACAACTAAGAAAATTTATACAAATTTAGATGGCACCTTGAAGGAAAGCGGGAGCAATGTTTTATCAAAAGATAGAGAATCAAGATTTAGAGGTTGGCACGGTATTGATAAGAATATGCCCATATACGCTATTTTTTATCAAACAATTGTAAAAGAGGGTGATTTCTTTACAGCGACACGAACTTACCATTTTTCTTGTTGTGTGTTAGAATCGGGAGTTAGCTTTGCGGGAATTATACAAACGGATGCTTGGGGTAAAGAAGAGGATGGGCATTTATTTATTTCTTGGAGTGAAATTGAGGAAATTGGTTATACCTCTAACATCAATTTAGATATAGAAAATAATAATCCCAATGCTTATTTTGTTCCCAATGACCCAGCTTTTGCGGTTGTAAACATAGTTAATTGTTTGGTTTTCCATTCTGTTGAAGATAGTACTTATATCAATATTCCTAATGTTTATTTTACATATACAGGTGTCGGAATTACAGAAACAGTAAAGCCTTTCCTAGATGAAGTATTGCAAGGGTATGGCAAGTTATATGAGAAAAATGAAGAGTGGTATAATGAGCTGTCGAATGAATTAAAGACTCTTGTAGAAAATAAAGAGTATCAAAAATTAATAGACAGAGTAGAGGAGGTTAAGGAAAGTATATTTACGGAAGTATTCTACTACTATAAAATTTGTGGATTATTAGAGCTTAATTATCAGTATGAAGCATTTAAGTTATTTGATCTTTTTAAGTTAGAATTAGAAAGGATAAAGGACAAAGAATCAGATGAGTATAAGCGTTTTTTGTCTTGGTATTTAATCACAGAAGCAGAGGTTTATAAAGTGAAAGGGGATAGTTATGCGTCAGCTTACTCTTATGATAAACTTGCAAATATGTATAAGGATGATAGTACACAAAACAGAGAAGCCTTGACCTTTTGTGAAACAGAAAAAGAAAAGAGTTACAATAATTTTATAAATGATTTTAATAAAGTAGATTATCAAGACCGTAAGATAATCACAGTCTCTAAAACAGAATCTCTTTTTAAATCAAATCATTTAACCCTTTTAAATATGGGGAATTTACCTAAGATACATTTCCCAATTACCCACCCTAAAATTGACCATACTTACGTATGTCATCCGTATAAAACGGATAGTTATTTACCCATAGAAAATTATGATTATGAATTGCTTAATGACAGAATCAATGAGTATTGTTATTTGTTACAATGTTTGGGGGCAACTTCCATTACAATTGAAAATAGTAGGGGAGAAAGTAAAGATACTCAGACACACAGTAATACTAAGTGGGAAGGAGAAGCAAGTCTTAGGGTAAATTCCGTAAAGTTTAATTCAGAGAATGACAAGAGAGCAGGTGACTTATCAAAAAGTACATTAAAAATAGGAAGAAACCAGTCATTTAATCCAACTAAAAAGCCCTTTGTACCTGAAAATTTAGTGTGGTTGGCAAATGAAATAGGTTGGCAACGCCTTATTGAACAAAGAATGTCAGGTAACATTTTAGAGCATAGTGAATTTATGTCTTCAACACAAAGTCAGGTACTTACAAATTCTGAAATATCAGATATAAATGCCGAGCTAAATCTATTATTTACTTCTATAAAAGGAGGAAGAAGAAAAGAAAATGAGCAAAAAATAGAAACAAATAGTGAAGTAGAATGGAAAATTAATGTGGTTTTTAAACCGATGGAAGCTTTTGATGAGGTTGTTGTAGTACCTGTGGAAGAGAAAAAGCAAATAAAAGAAATTTCTCAAAATTCATTAAGTGATGAGGAGCAACAATATCTTGAAGAAGTTAAATTTATGCTTGAAGATGACGGACTTATTGATGATAAGGAGCGTATAGGATTAGATGAGATGTACAAGATGTTGAAAATTAGTTCTGAAAGAGCTAAAGAATTAGAGGAAAAAGCTATAGCACAGATACATACATTTACAGAAACTGAGCTCAAATATATTGAGGAAATAAAATTTATGCTTGAGGATGATGGTGTAATTGATGTCCAAGAACAACAGATGCTTGAGGAAATGAGAAAAACTTTAAACATTAGTGTAGAAAGAGCTAAACAATTAGAGAATATTGTTATAAATCGAGGAGATTTATCCAAAGAGGAAAAAGAATATTTAGAAAAATTTAAAACATTCACTATAGATGTTGTCGTAACAGAACGAGAGCGAAGAATACTAAATCGTTTAGCGAATTTGTTAGGCATCAGTGAAGAGCGAGCTATTGAATTGGAAAAGAGAAGCTCATAA
- a CDS encoding SusD/RagB family nutrient-binding outer membrane lipoprotein: protein MHPTNNDALSKIMTQKYLAQNPWQPFEVTNDYRRTGLPFFENPYLEGLLPFMPFYTDPTKADIRNVYRRVRYPISLKTKNPTGYEQALQLLGGEDKPETPLIWQKK, encoded by the coding sequence GTGCATCCTACTAATAATGACGCTCTTTCAAAGATTATGACTCAAAAATATTTGGCTCAAAATCCGTGGCAACCCTTTGAAGTTACCAACGATTACCGCCGTACGGGCTTGCCTTTCTTTGAAAATCCTTATCTGGAGGGATTGTTACCGTTTATGCCTTTCTATACCGACCCTACGAAAGCGGACATCAGAAATGTGTACCGAAGAGTACGTTATCCTATTAGTTTGAAAACCAAAAACCCAACAGGATACGAACAAGCCCTGCAATTACTTGGCGGAGAGGACAAACCCGAAACACCGCTTATCTGGCAAAAAAAATAA